One Etheostoma spectabile isolate EspeVRDwgs_2016 chromosome 12, UIUC_Espe_1.0, whole genome shotgun sequence genomic window carries:
- the LOC116699490 gene encoding DNA polymerase delta subunit 3 isoform X1 has protein sequence MDELYLDNIDEFVNDHNKIVTYKWLSLTLGVHVNTAKKMLYHYLDHKRKESSAQLHATYLVSGKFVDNGQTSHKVSLVKEDQLEDVKSKMSLIVSVHVYSVQKALLKDSGPLYGVDYDAVKDNLKNCSKYSAIRCSSAVPRSSVELQQARQTQPTPAPEPEHKQSPPNGNAAPASKPSTKPQKGIMGMFANKSALKNQDSGKEVKSEQKEDAPAVDEPKSKPPAKANSMMNFFGSQAAKKADKTVKQEEAAPSSSSAEQPRPSSQPEETHATPAAAAAAVESPKDSRSKTKRMEDSGSEEEKMDKKKRRRIKKPEPDSSDEDVIPDSPQQMETREASPSPKKKVESISQSQQGNCEMKTRKRRRVLKSRTFVDDEGCIVTEKGYESESYSEAEDDSQAPKHTPKDPFPAKRPGSSKQDEKKSQKKASANSNKGTKQASIMGFFQKK, from the exons AATGCTCTATCATTATTTGGACCACAAGAGGAAGGAGAGTTCAGCTCAGCTCCATGCCACCTACCTCGTGTCGGGGAAGTTTGTGGACAATGGCCAGACG AGTCACAAGGTGTCCCTAGTCAAAGAGGACCAGTTGGAAG ACGTCAAATCCAAGATGAGCTTGATCGTCAGCGTGCACGTCTACAGTGTCCAGAAAGCGCTGCTGAAAGACAGCGGCCCGCTCTACGGCGTCGACTACGATGCCGTCAAAGACAATCTGAAGAACTGCAGCAA ATACAGCGCCATCCGCTGTTCCAGCGCAGTGCCCAGGTCCTCTGTGGAGCTGCAGCAGGCCAGACAAACCCAGCCAACTCCTGCACCAGAGCCTGAACACAAGCAATCTCCCCCCAATGGAAATGCTGCTCCGGCTTCCAAACCGTCCACCAAGCCACAGAAAGGCATCATGGGAATGTTTGCAAATAAGAGCGCTCTTAAGAACCAGGACAGTGGTAAAGAGGTGAAGTCGGAGCAGAAGGAGGATGCACCTGCG gTTGATGAGCCCAAAAGCAAACCACCTGCAAAAGCCAACTCTATGATGAACTTCTTTGGCAGTCAAGCAGCAA AGAAAGCAGACAAAACGGTGAAGCAGGAGGAAGCAGCTCCGTCATCATCCTCAGCAGAGCAGCCCCGGCCCAGTTCACAGCCGGAGGAAACACACGCCACCCCcgccgccgctgctgctgcagtggaGTCGCCAAAAGACTCCAGGAG CAAAACCAAGCGAATGGAGGATTCTGGCAGCGAGGAGGAGAAAATGGACAAGAAAAAGAGACGGAGGATTAAGAAGCCGGAACCAGACAGCAGCGATGAAGATG TCATTCCAGATTCCCCACAGCAGATGGAAACAAGAGAAGCGTCGCCAAGTCCTAAGAAGAAGGTGGAGTCTATTTCACAGTC acaaCAGGGAAACTGTGAGATGAAGACGAGGAAGAGGAGACGCGTCCTGAAATCTCGTACCTTTGTAGATGACGAAGGATGTATCG tGACAGAGAAAGGCTATGAGAGTGAATCGTACTCTGAAGCAGAGGACGACAGTCAGGCCCCCAAACACACTCCAAAAGATCCCTTCCCTGCAAAACGACCAGGAAGTAGCAAACAGGACGAGaagaaaagtcaaaagaaaGCGTCCGCAAATTCAAACAAAGGAACGAAACAAGCTTCGATTATGGGATTTTTCCAAAAGAAATGA
- the LOC116699490 gene encoding DNA polymerase delta subunit 3 isoform X3: protein MDELYLDNIDEFVNDHNKIVTYKWLSLTLGVHVNTAKKMLYHYLDHKRKESSAQLHATYLVSGKFVDNGQTSHKVSLVKEDQLEDVKSKMSLIVSVHVYSVQKALLKDSGPLYGVDYDAVKDNLKNCSKYSAIRCSSAVPRSSVELQQARQTQPTPAPEPEHKQSPPNGNAAPASKPSTKPQKGIMGMFANKSALKNQDSGKEVKSEQKEDAPAVDEPKSKPPAKANSMMNFFGSQAANKTVKQEEAAPSSSSAEQPRPSSQPEETHATPAAAAAAVESPKDSRSKTKRMEDSGSEEEKMDKKKRRRIKKPEPDSSDEDVIPDSPQQMETREASPSPKKKVESISQSQQGNCEMKTRKRRRVLKSRTFVDDEGCIVTEKGYESESYSEAEDDSQAPKHTPKDPFPAKRPGSSKQDEKKSQKKASANSNKGTKQASIMGFFQKK, encoded by the exons AATGCTCTATCATTATTTGGACCACAAGAGGAAGGAGAGTTCAGCTCAGCTCCATGCCACCTACCTCGTGTCGGGGAAGTTTGTGGACAATGGCCAGACG AGTCACAAGGTGTCCCTAGTCAAAGAGGACCAGTTGGAAG ACGTCAAATCCAAGATGAGCTTGATCGTCAGCGTGCACGTCTACAGTGTCCAGAAAGCGCTGCTGAAAGACAGCGGCCCGCTCTACGGCGTCGACTACGATGCCGTCAAAGACAATCTGAAGAACTGCAGCAA ATACAGCGCCATCCGCTGTTCCAGCGCAGTGCCCAGGTCCTCTGTGGAGCTGCAGCAGGCCAGACAAACCCAGCCAACTCCTGCACCAGAGCCTGAACACAAGCAATCTCCCCCCAATGGAAATGCTGCTCCGGCTTCCAAACCGTCCACCAAGCCACAGAAAGGCATCATGGGAATGTTTGCAAATAAGAGCGCTCTTAAGAACCAGGACAGTGGTAAAGAGGTGAAGTCGGAGCAGAAGGAGGATGCACCTGCG gTTGATGAGCCCAAAAGCAAACCACCTGCAAAAGCCAACTCTATGATGAACTTCTTTGGCAGTCAAGCAGCAA ACAAAACGGTGAAGCAGGAGGAAGCAGCTCCGTCATCATCCTCAGCAGAGCAGCCCCGGCCCAGTTCACAGCCGGAGGAAACACACGCCACCCCcgccgccgctgctgctgcagtggaGTCGCCAAAAGACTCCAGGAG CAAAACCAAGCGAATGGAGGATTCTGGCAGCGAGGAGGAGAAAATGGACAAGAAAAAGAGACGGAGGATTAAGAAGCCGGAACCAGACAGCAGCGATGAAGATG TCATTCCAGATTCCCCACAGCAGATGGAAACAAGAGAAGCGTCGCCAAGTCCTAAGAAGAAGGTGGAGTCTATTTCACAGTC acaaCAGGGAAACTGTGAGATGAAGACGAGGAAGAGGAGACGCGTCCTGAAATCTCGTACCTTTGTAGATGACGAAGGATGTATCG tGACAGAGAAAGGCTATGAGAGTGAATCGTACTCTGAAGCAGAGGACGACAGTCAGGCCCCCAAACACACTCCAAAAGATCCCTTCCCTGCAAAACGACCAGGAAGTAGCAAACAGGACGAGaagaaaagtcaaaagaaaGCGTCCGCAAATTCAAACAAAGGAACGAAACAAGCTTCGATTATGGGATTTTTCCAAAAGAAATGA
- the LOC116699490 gene encoding DNA polymerase delta subunit 3 isoform X2 gives MDELYLDNIDEFVNDHNKIVTYKWLSLTLGVHVNTAKKMLYHYLDHKRKESSAQLHATYLVSGKFVDNGQTSHKVSLVKEDQLEDVKSKMSLIVSVHVYSVQKALLKDSGPLYGVDYDAVKDNLKNCSKYSAIRCSSAVPRSSVELQQARQTQPTPAPEPEHKQSPPNGNAAPASKPSTKPQKGIMGMFANKSALKNQDSGKEVKSEQKEDAPAVDEPKSKPPAKANSMMNFFGSQAAKKADKTVKQEEAAPSSSSAEQPRPSSQPEETHATPAAAAAAVESPKDSRSKTKRMEDSGSEEEKMDKKKRRRIKKPEPDSSDEDVIPDSPQQMETREASPSPKKKVESISQSNGNCEMKTRKRRRVLKSRTFVDDEGCIVTEKGYESESYSEAEDDSQAPKHTPKDPFPAKRPGSSKQDEKKSQKKASANSNKGTKQASIMGFFQKK, from the exons AATGCTCTATCATTATTTGGACCACAAGAGGAAGGAGAGTTCAGCTCAGCTCCATGCCACCTACCTCGTGTCGGGGAAGTTTGTGGACAATGGCCAGACG AGTCACAAGGTGTCCCTAGTCAAAGAGGACCAGTTGGAAG ACGTCAAATCCAAGATGAGCTTGATCGTCAGCGTGCACGTCTACAGTGTCCAGAAAGCGCTGCTGAAAGACAGCGGCCCGCTCTACGGCGTCGACTACGATGCCGTCAAAGACAATCTGAAGAACTGCAGCAA ATACAGCGCCATCCGCTGTTCCAGCGCAGTGCCCAGGTCCTCTGTGGAGCTGCAGCAGGCCAGACAAACCCAGCCAACTCCTGCACCAGAGCCTGAACACAAGCAATCTCCCCCCAATGGAAATGCTGCTCCGGCTTCCAAACCGTCCACCAAGCCACAGAAAGGCATCATGGGAATGTTTGCAAATAAGAGCGCTCTTAAGAACCAGGACAGTGGTAAAGAGGTGAAGTCGGAGCAGAAGGAGGATGCACCTGCG gTTGATGAGCCCAAAAGCAAACCACCTGCAAAAGCCAACTCTATGATGAACTTCTTTGGCAGTCAAGCAGCAA AGAAAGCAGACAAAACGGTGAAGCAGGAGGAAGCAGCTCCGTCATCATCCTCAGCAGAGCAGCCCCGGCCCAGTTCACAGCCGGAGGAAACACACGCCACCCCcgccgccgctgctgctgcagtggaGTCGCCAAAAGACTCCAGGAG CAAAACCAAGCGAATGGAGGATTCTGGCAGCGAGGAGGAGAAAATGGACAAGAAAAAGAGACGGAGGATTAAGAAGCCGGAACCAGACAGCAGCGATGAAGATG TCATTCCAGATTCCCCACAGCAGATGGAAACAAGAGAAGCGTCGCCAAGTCCTAAGAAGAAGGTGGAGTCTATTTCACAGTCAAAT GGAAACTGTGAGATGAAGACGAGGAAGAGGAGACGCGTCCTGAAATCTCGTACCTTTGTAGATGACGAAGGATGTATCG tGACAGAGAAAGGCTATGAGAGTGAATCGTACTCTGAAGCAGAGGACGACAGTCAGGCCCCCAAACACACTCCAAAAGATCCCTTCCCTGCAAAACGACCAGGAAGTAGCAAACAGGACGAGaagaaaagtcaaaagaaaGCGTCCGCAAATTCAAACAAAGGAACGAAACAAGCTTCGATTATGGGATTTTTCCAAAAGAAATGA